The DNA window agaaagcaaaaaagagaccatgtttgtatgcggctttattaacgcaatgattttattttttattttatattgtttgAAAAATGATATGTTACACGTATTaataccaaaataacatgcaaaacagacaACAGGAgtggctcaaaacaggtggggctctgccctgaATGAAGGGTCACCACTGGATGTGGATAAAATAGTtataaatatatactgtaaatagtaaaataaaagtattatatATATGTGTATCTCCTGGCACTGTTTTGTAAGCCCCTGTATGGGGCCGAACACACAGGACTGTGAAAAACGTTGTGGACATATTTTgggaaaataaacacattttctgtTGCATCAATATTGTCTTATTGTGGTTATTTGTGGGGAAATGGTAtgaaacacacacattttaattATGAATCAAAGTCTTTATGCATAACATACTTGGTCatagtcagtgttggggagtagtgaactacacgTACTGTAGTCcaactagtaatttaataggTTATAatacatctgactccagagtgatctgttATCACAATTTGTAGTCTATTACATTTTAGATTTAGATATAATTTATCACGTAGGCTGAATGTAGTTAACtgctttttcaaagtaacttcaGTTTCTTAAAGGCaactttagtgtagcttaacttcttccagtgtgaagtaattggtagcttccCCTACACTGGTCATAGTAATGTTACAGTCAAATACGATCATGTTCAGTCCAGCTGGGGGTTAAGAAATTTCCCTACGATCTTTACAGTAGTGTCGTAAATATAGGCTAGGTTGCCAAGCGACCATTCTGATTTCAGGCTTAGGCCGCTCTACTGTAAAGTGAGGGGATCCACACAGAAGGTTAAAGTGACTTCACCAAAACACGGTAAATAATGACATgtataccatatttacataacgTTTGACAAGTCAACCATAACATAATATTGTACATGCTTGCTCCACAACAATGTGGGGAAAATTGTTTATCGAGTCACCACACAGCGCGAACGGTCTGTCTTGTCGTTAGCAAGTTAACTTTAGTTGTCGTTTTCGTTAGTATGTTCGTTTATCAATACAATTAGCTAGCTAATTAAACAGTTAGCTAGATAGTAAAGTCGAGTGAAATAAGTGCATGGCTGCtaaatgttgctagctagcatagctGGAATTAACGACGTTAAtaatactagctagctagataatgggCTTGTATGAATGTCAAAATGCAACGTTGCTTTGGCTAGTTAGATAGTTTAACTAGTTAGGGCTGGCAagctgtaacgttagctagctggcaatCGCACGTTAAAGTGGGTCTGACAGCATTTTAGGAAtttgaaatcttattaaaatctgttcatttACACCCCCAGAAAGAATAGGACCGTTTTTAAAACATGTTCTGACAAACGAGTACTTAGATACGGTCGTTTTCATAAGTTATTAAATGTTTGGGAATTACatatactaaggcatttgtgaagaTTCTATAGCAAATAGTGGGAAAGCAgccgtgcgtttggacaattagtAGACACTGCattaaataaaacctaataaaaacatacagtaccagtctaaagtttggacacacctactcattccaggatttttcttaatttttttactgttttctacattgtagaataatagtgaagacaaaactatgaaataacacaaatggaatcatctagtaaccaaaaaggtgttcaacaaatcaaaatatattttagatttgagattattctaagtagccaccctttgccttgttgacagctttgcactcgcttggcattctctcaaccagcttcacaaggtagtcacctggaatgcatttcaattaacctccctgggcaaggtgggacgtttgcgactattttacaccattttaaagacaagactctcgttaatctaactacattgtccgacttcaaaaaggctttacagcgaaagcaaaacattagattatgtcagagtaccctgccaaaaataatcacacagacattttcaaagcaagcatatatgtcacaaaaaccaaaaccacagctaaatgcagcactaacctttgatgatcttcatcagatgacactcctaggacataatgtaatacatgcatgttttgttcaatcaagttcatatttatatcaaaaaccagctttttacattagcagttatattgaaatagctccgttttgttcgtgcgttcaggtcacaatccgaagggtgacgtgcgagcgcatttcgtggcAAAAGAAttccaaaatattccattaccgtacttcgaagcatgtcaaacgcagtttaaaatcaatttttatgcaatttttctcgtaaaatagcgataatattccaaccgggcgacgttgtattcattcaaagactgaaagaacaaaatggagaattcacatgaacgtgcatctccagtgtcactgtccccaggcaggccagtaacaaactctgctgctgttctttgcccagagactgcagacatctcattacactttctggcgccttctgagagccaatggaagccttagaaaatgtcacgttacagcacagatgctgtattttcgatagaggcgctacagaaggacaataaattgtcagacagggcacttcctgtatggaatcttctcaggttttggcctgccatatgtgttctgttatactcacagacaccattcaaacagttttagaaactttagagtgttttctatccaaatctactaattatatgcatattctcgtttctgggcaagagtagtaaccagattaaattgggtacgttttttatccggccgtgcaaatactgccccctagccccaacaggttaactagctatagcctaatgttcactagctaacattgaacctggttggttagctacctacagattcatgcagggtagtaacgtcatgagttgggattatggttcattgttttaCCTAGCtcgctagctacatgtcttaaccaaagactccactatgcaagtaaccatttcgggtgcgttagaaaattcagtctggccatctactccgatttcagagcactcttgtctgagtgtgccagagcgcagaataactgattaatTTACAAACCCTCAACACCTGCTGAATATGGCCGGTTTCAGTAAACGTAGGctaaaaagcataattaaattgttgccagcagcacagttacagtcaccaacgctctggataacctgaaaacagcctaaccagctctgctagggtgagtaaaatggttagTGGgatgttctctcattatgtgtctggaagtagcttgtAAGCTAGCCAAtgatgttagccagttagcttgggtgcttgactgccgttgtgaggtcagaaaatttggatcaaccctactcatcggcCAGAGAGTCCGGTTTGCGCTCCGAGAGTGATACATTTTGAATTTACGAATgaacaatctgacagcacagttgcagtcaccaacgctctatataacataacagcctatccagctctgctagggtgagtaatgttcagtgagctgccCTTAGCTAGGGGGCTTGACTGCTGCTGTTAGTACAGAACGCTTGGAACAACCCTTAaaaagatgggtggggctaaagagGGTGCAGACACAGAGCTCTCCaatagtaaactcagcaaaaaagaaacgtccctttttcaggaccatgtctttcaaagataattggtaaaaatccaaataacttcacagatcttcattgtaaagggtttaaacactgttttccatgcttgttcaatgagccataaacaattaatgaacatgcacctgtggaacggtcgttaagacactaacagcttacagacggtaggcaattaaggtcacagttatgaaaacttaggacactaaagaggcctttctactgactttgaaaaacaccaaaagaaagatgcccagggtccctgctcatctgcgtgaacttgccttaggcatgctgcaaggaggcatgaggactgcagatgtggccagggcaatacatttcaatgtccgtactgtgagacgcctaagacagcactacagggagacaggatggacagctgattttcctcgcagtggcagaccacgtgcaacAACACATGCACAGGTgcacgagttacaccaggaacgcacaatccctccatcagtgctcagactgtccgcaataggctgagagaggctggactgagggcttgtaggcctgttgtaaggcaggtcctcaccagacatcaccggcaacaacgtcgcctatgggcacaaaaccaccgtcgctggaccagacaggactggcaaaaagtgctcatcACTGATGAGtggcggttttgtctcaccaggggtgatggtcggatttgcgtttatcgttgaaggaatgagcgttacaccgaggcctgtactctggagcgggatcgatttggaggtggagggtccgtcatggtttggggcggtgtgtcacagcatcatcggactgagcttgttgtcattgcaggcaatctcaacgctgtgagttacagggaagacatcctcctccctcatgtggtacccttcctgcaggctcatcctgacatgaccctatagcatgacaatgccaccacgcacagaacgagcagtatggcttatttcctgcaagacaggaatgtaagtgttctgccatggccagcgaagagccagatctcaatcccattgagcacgtctgggtcctgttggatcggagaatgagggctagagccattccccccccccagaaatgtccggtaacttgcaggtgccttggaagagtggggtaacatctcacagcaagaactggcaaatctggtgcagtccatgaggaggagatgcactgcagtacttaatgcagctcgtggccacaccagatactgactgttacttttgatttttacgcccccttttgttcagggacacattattcaatttctgttagtcacatgtctgtggaacttgttcagtttctcagttgttgaatcttgttacattcatacaaatatttacacatgtaaagtttgctgaaaataaatgcagttgacagtgagaggatgtttcttttttttgctgggTTTGGTAGCAAAACATTgaaaaggccattttctcaaaagtgagtttacaagtttattcactttcaaagcaaaattattttcccattgttcataaactgtagtgtatgatataccattttggaTAAAAGTAGACACTCCAgagctacaatgtagaaaacacaatttcaaattttccTACATAAGACCAATTTTGAGCTGGTCGGTCacatgtgggaacttcttcaagactgttggaatagcattccaggtgaagctggttgagagaatgccaagggtgtgcaaagctgtcatcaaggcaacgggtggctactttgattaATCTAAaatatttggttactacatgattccatatgtgttatttcatagttttgatgtcttcactattattctacaatgtagaaaacagtaaaaaaaataaacacctgtgaatgagtaggtgtgtccaaaatgttgactggtattgtatgtggacaccccttcaaattagtggatttggctatttcagccacacagccatgcaatttccatagaaaaacattggctgtagactggccttactgaagagctcagtgattttcaacgtggtatcgtcataggatgccaccttatcaacaagtcagtttgtcacattTCTGCCTTGCAAGAGCTGCCCTGgtaaactgtaagtgctattattgtgaagtgaaaacttctaggagcaaccaattgctgaagtgcgtagcgcgggaaaattgtctgtcctcggttgcaacactcaccacagagttccaaactgcctctggaagcaacgtcagcacaagaacgggatcttcatgaaatgggtttccatggccgagcagttgcACACAAGTCTAAGTTCACAATGCcaagagtggtgtaaagctcgccgccattataCTCTAGAGCAGCGGAAACGccttctttggagtgatgaatcacgcttcaccatctggcagtctgacagacgaatctgggtttggaggatgccaggagaacgctacctgccctaatgaatagtgccaactgtaaagtttggaggaggaataatggtctggggctgtttttcatggttcgggttaggtcccttagttccacttagttccagtgaagggaaatcttaacacaacagcatacaatgacattctagacaattctgtgcttccaactttgtaacaacagtttggggaaggccctttcctgtttcagcatgacaatacccctgtgcacaaagcaatgTCCATACAgacatggtttgtcgagatcggtgtggaagaacttgattggtctgcacagagccctgacctcaaacccattgaacactttgggatgaattggaacgcgccaggcctaatcacccaacatcagtgcctgaccttactaatgctgttgtggctgaatggaagcaagtccccgcagcaatgttccaacatctagtggaaagccttcccagaagagtggatgctgtttAAGCAGCAAATGGGGACcctactccatattaatgcccatgatattggaatgaggtgttcgatgagcaggtgtccacatacttttggtcatgtagtgtacgtcATGGAATGTGGAGTCCAATAGAACCTACTtctaaaacctcttataaagttggttttgtagtaTAAACTGGGAATATTTTTTTACTGATACTATGATTTGTTtatttcatatctgcaaagtagttaaaacgctgtcagttccactttaactaGCTTGCCCATTCATGTACTGTAATGCTAGCGCATATGTCTGGGTATGGCCCCAGTGTTCTCGAGAACTAGTAACGTACGTTAGCTAATTCTACTGCTTCCAGTTTTCTGAACAATAATGTACAACTAGAGGGCTCTCTATACCAATGAGAAATGTCAGATTTAATTCACAGCCAACACATTGGGTGTATCGATTAGCCGATAGACCGTAACATTAGCAAacagttgcaaaatgttttgcaacggtaACCATTTACTCCAAACGGAAACAGTTTTGCAACTAAAATGAGTTTTCATTGGACAATTTCAGGTATGTCTCTCCCTCGTTTTATTCAGTTTGTTTCTGCTTGGTTCCTTGTGAATACATCCCTTGTTATTATGGCCATAATGACTCTAGGGGAAACACTTGCATTGTCAAAACCATGACGCCAAAGAAACACAGAAAGGCCCCTTTTCTAATAAAAAAAACCTTAAGCATCACCcttgctcttctctctcccccccatcctGCAGCATCATGCCGTTCATCGACCTCCAGGGGAAGTTGGGCATCAACATGGACAAATGGATGTTGATCCAGGGTGGAGAGCAACCATACAAACGTGCGCCGCGCTGCCACGCCTTTGAGAAGGAGTGGATCGAGTGTGCAGATGGCATTGGTCAGACCCGTGCCAAGAAGGAGTGCAAGCTAGAGTTTGAGGACTTCTATGAGTGCATGCACAGAGAGAAGACGGTGAGTGTAAGACATCTGAGCTGAAGAGAGTGTGTGAACTGTGaagattgattgtgtgtgtgtgggtttcatGTCCTTTCCCCATAAACACTTGTGATTTCATCAACCAAGACCTGTTGAAGAGTTGCCAGTTGATGTTCATGTCTTTGATAAAATAAACTGCTTGTCATCCTACATGGGTGTCCATCCTAGGGATGTGATAaattccaatttgtaagtcgctctggataagagcgtctgctaaatgacttaaatgtaaatgttaaatgtaaataaaTGGAAAAATGTTCTTAACATTTAAACGTAAAATTCATACAATTCCACGCAAATTCACAATGAAGCTGAACTGCTGTCAGCAACGGTCTGTGTTTCACAGCACATCCCTTTCAGAAGGTTAAGCATTGCAcctgtactactgttactgtacctcAATTCCACCTTGCAAAGTTTGaatttccttctcatttaacttctcaaagtattgccaTACAGGACTTCGCTGCTGTCGCTTGCCTTTCTCTGCCATTTTCCAACTGTTAACGACGATGACGTAGTATTGGAGAGTCGACTCAAATAATTGATCCCTTGCACGTCGACTCCTATTTCTGAGGGTCAAGATTCGTAGCGGAATTGACTcctaagattcagtatttttggAGACTGATTAGTTGCATATTTCATTGGGAGCTAGCAAgagatggacggagagagaggggagggcacAGTATAGGCAGGACTTGCACCTTCAGTAAAGCAGGGCAAATTATCAATGAATAGCCTTGGATATTGAGATAAACGAGATGCAACACTTCTCACACAGTCACATAAAGTATCTGCACGGGTTCGCGTCACGCTGTTCACATCgtggtagccagggcaccaaaacagcagagaagttgagcctcgtgcttcaacgctctcattgttgcggaaattgacccactatgcagtttactttctgcatctacttaaaataaaatgtttttcagTTAGGGATTTTTCTTAACATTAAGGATCCCAATTTCCTTTAAACATTTGAATGTTTAAACGTTCACACCCTTAGTCCATCCTGTCCAGCTCTACCTTTTTTTCATTGACTTCATGGATAGTTGGAGAAAGCTTTGCTGTTGATTTAGCAATTGATTGTCAAGACTTATAGGAGATGcttttgttgtttgactgtttttGTTGTTAAAAATACATTGAGTTGATCAATGAAGAGAATGATGGTTTTGATCAGCAATGAgctgaaaaaacacaccaatacCTCCTAAGAAGTTTTGagctccccccccccaaaaaaaaagtttGACAGCCTCTCTCAATATTTCCTCTGAATGTGCAGTAAGTGTCTGACGTggatatctctctcactctccgtgcatctctttctgtgtctgtagCACAAGAGGCTGTATGAGATCCGTAAGCAGCGGGACAAGATGGTGAAGGAGGGCACCTACCAGACCCCAGCTCACCACACTGGCGCTCAGGCTGACAACAGGCCTTGACCCTATTTGACCTTGTTGACCACAAGGTGTGTCCCCAACTTGTGTATAATAATTTTTATTCAGATATCACTTTATTGTTCGTGTCTACCCCTGTACAAGTTTGCAAATAAATATTATTGATCGTTTACTTTGTATATtgactttctctttctccttttttAGGTACAGTGTAGGGAGAGATGATTGGAAGAAAGGGACAGAAATGTGAAGGTGATTTATAATATGTGCTCTCAGGTTTCAGTTTGATGTTCACTATTTGCGCCCCCCAAAAAAGTTTGACAGCCCCTCTCAATATTTCCTTTGAATGTGCAGTAAGTGTCTGACGTGgatatctctcactctctgtgtatctcggggcggcaggtagcctagtggttagtgttggactagtaaccgaaaggttgcaagattaaatccccgagctgacaaggtaaaaatctgtcgttctacccctgaacaaggcagttaactgttcctaggccgtcattgaaaataagaatatttATGATCTTGGTTTTGAATGTGTTAATACTACCGATTTTTGTATTCAATTATTTGTAATACCATACTAACTACACAACACCAGACAATATTTTTTTGAGCGTGAACTTATTCATTATTTACAACCCCAGTTTGAGACTGACATAATGATTTCAAATTAGCCTACTTGTTTTGGGACGCAAATGGCTACAGGTGAAGTACTACAGGACTACCGACCTGAGAGTAGTGAGAATATTTTCTTCACATACCTGTACAGtgttttcagaaagtattccaatcccttgactttttccacattttgttgtgttacagcctgaattcaaaattgattaaatagattttttttctcacccatctacacataataccccataatgacaaagtgaattaaaaaaaatatatatattgctgcaaatgtattgaaaatgaaatagatatctcatttacataagtattcacacacctgagtctactttgttgaagcatctttacAGCcctgtctttctgggtaagtctctaagaggctTTCCCCACCTGTATTGTGCAACATTTACACATTCTTTTGAAAATTCTTTAAGATTtgtgaaattggttgttgatcattgctagacaaccattttcaggtcttgccatagattttcaagtagatttaagtaagaactaactcagccactcaagaacattcactgtcttcttggtaagcaactccaatgtagatttggccttttgtgttttaggttattgtcctgctgaaagatgaattaatctcccagtgtctggtggaaagcagactgaaccaggttttcctctaggattttgcctgtgcttatctccattatgtattttttttatcttcaaacagtccttaacgattacaagtatacccataacatgatgcagccactatgctttaaaatatagagagtggtacacagtaatgtgttgtatttggggcaaatccaatattactttgtattcaggacaaaaagtgaattgctttgccacattgtttGTAGTATTCCTTTAGTGCCCTGTTGTAAACAGGATACGTTTTGGAATATTTTCGttctttacaggcttccttcttttccacctcagtcaattaggttagtattgtggagtaactacaatgttgatccatcctcagttgtctCCTATCACAGACATGTTTtacagtcaccattggcctcgtggtgaaatccctgagcggattTCCTTCTCTCCGGCAACCGAGTATCTGTtgtaactgggtgtattgatacaccatccaaagtggaattaataactttcccatgctcaaagagatattcaatgtctgcttaatgtatttttacccatctaccaataggtgcctttctttgtgaggcattggaaaacctccctggtctttgtggttgtatctgtgtttgaaatgcacagcttaactgagggaccttacagataattgtgtgtgtgtggttacagagatggggtagtcatttaaaaatcatgttagacTTAttacacacagtgagtccatgcaacttattatgtgacttgttaagcacatgtttactcctgaacttatttaggcttgtcataacaaaagggttgaatacttattgactcaagacatttcagcttttcatttttaattaattagtaAAAATGTTGACAAACATTACACTGGCATTATGAGGCATTGTGGGTAGGCCTGTGATAACCAGCAAAATGAATCTTgttgaaaaaaataaacatgacACTTCAAGAAATATCTTGTTATAGCAACTCTCCATAAGCCAGACTTGCTTGGGAAGTAGGGGGTTGATTAAATCTGAAATGCACTCAACTCTAAACCATGTGACCTAATTCTGGTAAATAACAGAGTCCATGGATTAGTTGAGAAATACTCTCAAGGGACAGCTTCTCCTGATGAAAGCTAAATATGAATGGATGCCCTCTGACACCCTCATTCAATTACCAAGTGTTTCACTTGCGTTTATAAGATTATGAGATTATCCATGTCACCACAAGGTGGTGCCAAAAGCCAAGTAATTACTACAAAACCTACCATCTACCTAATCATGTCAAATTACATTTAAAGTAGATGGACTTCTCTGTAACATTTGTCAAGCATTGTAACAGAAGTGTATGTGTTTAGTAGCAACAAAAATAAAGGGTTTCTTACTTGCTGATATACAGTGGAAAATTAAGTATGATGGAGTGATGTTGGCCTCGGCCTTAATCACAaggatttattttgtatttttattaataACAGATACTAGAGATGGCAATACTGTCACAATATAGCCTACAAACAGTTTTGATGAAGTGTGTGATTGAGGGAGGGGCGAGGGCGGGAGATGAAGAgaggcacagcggtctaaggcattgcatctcagtgcaagaggtgtcactacagaccctggttcgatcccgggctgtatcataACCGGACGTGATCGGGAGtcgcatagggcggcgcacaattgcccagcgtcgtctgggataggggatggtttggcggggtaggccctcattgtaaaataactgacttgcctagtaaaataaaacaattcaaaTATGGATTTTTCATACACGCCAAAAGATTGCCTCTTGTCCTGACTCAAGCCAAAGTGTTACACCATTACTGTTCTGAATCACGTCAGAGTCTGGGGTTACACTATATCTAGACCGTGTGACAAGGTGAAAAGCAACCATATGGGATAGATCTAGGCTAGTCATCACAAGGTTTTAATCAAGTTTTTGGGATAGGGGATTTTGGCCTGTCTGGTTAGCACGGCATTTTCTTTTACAAAACTATAGGCCTATTGCCTTGCAGTTTACCTGTTTTATTGTCAATTACAGAAATGCGTTCTTCCCTTATTTTGATTAACTTAATGTAAAAGGAGGCTTTATTATAGGCCTATCAGTACGTTTAAGCAGTCTAATGTTGTTACCTTCTACAGCCCAAAGTTATGCTACCTTCTGAAGCAAGTCTCCAGTCTAGGTTGCAAAATTGCACTGATTTTCATTTGGCAAGGCACACCGAATTTAATTTAGCCTTTGTTTGATTAAAACATCAGCAGCGAGCCTAGTTAATCCTGAACTGTCGGACAACATTCCGTCGCGTTCTCTGACGGCTCGGCGGATGGAGGGAGGACCATTCTTACAAGCTTTTCATCCCGGCTGGACAAACTGGCCACTCCTGTAGGACTGGGAAAGTCCTGCAACTACAAACTAACCTACAAAATTCagttacataaatacatattggagatggggggggggaggaggggtcaggagaaaaAGGAGAACAGGGATGATAGATCAATGGATTAAGGATTAATATGATCACATGCAAAACCTATTGCAAAAGCAGTAGCTAAACATAGCTATTTCGTGTTTGCTATGCATCCACAAATATTCCAAATGTAAACGCCCCTTCCAAAAAATAGCGTGCCAGTTGCCCGTGCGCGAATCGTGCTGCTGAGCCCCAGATGACGTTGGAACACACCGAAATTCCATTTTCTCAACAATAAAAATCTCCAATAGCTATGGGTTAAATGTTAAACCCGTTAAATTGCCTACCCATATATGAGgtcatgagagaggagagagcagagcgaAAGTTGGCGGgcgagagtgagggagggagcgagggggggTTGTAGAGACAGGAAAGAAcgggagaaaaggagggagaaggaaggaggggaATAGACAGCCATTACCGAATCACGGTCGTGGTATTCA is part of the Salmo trutta chromosome 34, fSalTru1.1, whole genome shotgun sequence genome and encodes:
- the LOC115173474 gene encoding NADH dehydrogenase [ubiquinone] iron-sulfur protein 5, with product MPFIDLQGKLGINMDKWMLIQGGEQPYKRAPRCHAFEKEWIECADGIGQTRAKKECKLEFEDFYECMHREKTHKRLYEIRKQRDKMVKEGTYQTPAHHTGAQADNRP